GCTCAGGGGAAGGCGATTTGTCGTCGTTGCCGAATAGACCGATCATCGGGCAGGAAAGATCCTTGGTGTAATCGATCGGCGCCACCGGTCGTTTGGGCGTGAGCTCGTCGGGCTTTTGGACGACGTTGCCGCCCCAGCATTCCACTAACGCATCAAAGCCTTTCAATTTGCAGGCGG
This portion of the Deltaproteobacteria bacterium genome encodes:
- a CDS encoding dienelactone hydrolase family protein; this translates as ACKLKGFDALVECWGGNVVQKPDELTPKRPVAPIDYTKDLSCPMIGLFGNDDKSPSPEQVNQHEAELKKCGKNYEFHRYDGAGHGFFYYDRPAYRQEQSVDGWKKVMAFLEKTLK